A single Antricoccus suffuscus DNA region contains:
- a CDS encoding acyl-CoA dehydrogenase family protein: MSTQSTTPAGLDQTAAKLKEEVRDFLANHDHTKMDRLEFLRARYDAGLAWVNFPEGLGGKGLDRSLQGIVADEFAASGAPDNKPSLNVIGLGMAAPTLLKYATPQQLKDRLRPMWTGEEIWCQLFSEPGAGSDLAGLATSAVQQPGGDWVINGQKVWTSLAHEANWAILVTRSDPSAVKHRGMTYFFVRMDTPGVDVRPLRQITGEAEFNEVFLDDVHIPDEQRLGEVGAGWAVAQTTLMNERVAIGGRSMPREGGAIGPLAHRWRNHPESRDPALHDTVLNYWVQAEALRLTSVRLGQQLAAGQPGPEGSGVKLAYSTLAQETYGLELEVLGEAALRYDDYSMGRPNMEDRGGRGPGFRFLRSKANSIEGGTSEIMRNIISERVLGLPPEYRVDKDLPWKDLAR, translated from the coding sequence CTTTCTCGCGAACCATGACCACACCAAGATGGACCGGCTGGAGTTTCTCCGGGCACGGTACGACGCCGGGCTCGCATGGGTGAACTTCCCCGAGGGTCTCGGTGGCAAAGGTCTGGACCGATCGCTGCAGGGCATCGTCGCCGACGAGTTCGCCGCGTCCGGCGCGCCGGACAACAAGCCGTCGCTCAACGTCATTGGTCTGGGAATGGCGGCCCCGACGCTGCTGAAGTACGCGACGCCGCAACAGCTCAAGGACCGGCTGCGCCCAATGTGGACCGGCGAAGAGATCTGGTGCCAGCTGTTCAGCGAGCCGGGCGCCGGCTCGGACCTTGCGGGACTCGCGACGTCGGCCGTGCAGCAGCCTGGCGGCGACTGGGTCATCAATGGTCAGAAGGTCTGGACTTCCCTTGCCCACGAGGCGAACTGGGCCATTCTCGTCACCCGCAGCGACCCGAGCGCCGTCAAGCACCGCGGCATGACCTACTTCTTCGTGCGTATGGACACCCCAGGGGTCGACGTGCGCCCCCTGCGGCAAATCACGGGCGAGGCGGAGTTTAACGAGGTCTTCCTCGACGACGTGCACATCCCCGACGAGCAGCGTCTCGGCGAAGTTGGCGCCGGTTGGGCGGTCGCGCAAACCACGCTGATGAACGAACGAGTCGCGATCGGCGGCCGGTCGATGCCGCGCGAAGGCGGCGCCATCGGTCCGCTGGCTCATCGGTGGCGCAATCACCCCGAGTCGCGCGATCCGGCGTTGCACGACACGGTCCTCAACTACTGGGTGCAGGCCGAGGCCTTGCGGCTGACCTCGGTGCGACTGGGGCAGCAGCTCGCGGCCGGGCAGCCCGGTCCCGAGGGCTCAGGCGTCAAGCTCGCCTACTCCACACTGGCTCAGGAGACCTACGGTCTCGAGCTCGAGGTACTCGGGGAGGCGGCGCTACGGTACGACGACTACTCGATGGGCCGCCCCAACATGGAAGATCGCGGCGGCCGTGGGCCAGGATTCCGATTCCTGCGTTCCAAAGCTAACTCGATTGAGGGTGGCACCTCCGAGATCATGCGCAACATCATCTCCGAACGCGTGCTCGGGCTGCCGCCTGAGTACCGCGTCGACAAAGATCTGCCGTGGAAGGACCTGGCCCGATGA